One region of Ictalurus furcatus strain D&B chromosome 17, Billie_1.0, whole genome shotgun sequence genomic DNA includes:
- the wdr62 gene encoding WD repeat-containing protein 62 — protein sequence MAEGPSLSGGINNPSSFSSRVKKTNSSNVAANSRRNSRQSHKRDIHSRVVLEKVLGITTTSNSGLACDPNTSTVAYPAGCVIVLLNPKTNKQSHIFNTSRKTFSALAFSQNGKYLVTGESGHMPCVRVWDVAECTQVAEVQCHKYGVACVAFSTNGSYIVSVGFQHDRTVSVWEWKRGSVIAANKVSSRVLAVSFSEDSSYFVTAGNRHVKFWYLDASKERRVNSTVPLIGRSGLLGEHQNSEFCDLACGRGTMSSSTYCITHTGLLCQFNSNRQLDLWVDLKTFSAHCLSVSEAFIFCGCADGTVRVFRPQNLHYVTTLIRPHCLGVDVSQGMQPQHEAEYPDTLALTHDPVTGNLMCVYNDHSVYVWNVRDFNNVWKVYSSLYHSACVWSVETYPELEASTAALFPGSFLTCSSDNTIRLWNSDFQQSQYQSSNLYSQDLVKIVYVDNDTGHLKAPPDKVEGSQDGKFGIRVLGISPDGQHLAAGDRSGNLRIYGLQSMDELLRIEAHDSEILCLAFSPTETGVHLLASAGRDRLIHLFNMDKSYSLLQTVYDHSASVTGMKFTGVGPKVSMVSCGADKSIYFRSAEKTSQDLAFSRSHHVVEKSTLYDMDLDATLTHAAIACQDRNIRVYNVKSGKMKKCFKGSLTDDGPVLKVQLDPSGMFLATSCSDKSICVFDYETGECVATLFGHSEIVTGMKFSPDCKHLITVCGDSCVFVWRLCSQMTNSMRKRLAERKRRAGLRNKVTCKQQAIRRETYISVPCSGVAQPKEGETNSLLEEKEDVEEDPKTPARLDTAVGSLEIMMPQTNGRLPMWARRLGAGVGSSSSVDPQRVHQYQPQGRWAAHADPFAIRSVLETRSLQLPLSDTPSRAEEDEEECVEEKVEQEVHFHPQSLDSLLDEEEGGDLDEEEDVERVSDQFSSVLQDTDVQYFSPRFSSSENNDCALYPANSTALSTIGEGEFDVKAFCEDVEIDPEEEELSPDSACSAESDQVHSDQAHDQDTDSLSQASSMGSSGVEEEEDEEPANLLRQHYETLAVGTNEKFNTDLRNLQPSNENFLNPRLSLSTRFLSRFQGRVRGTVAGSSGVCRPGVRLPCIPDESSNSMERTEDNSQLVSKGCNSNAIRNDQKKNEKALISEENDSSDQGIFVHKLDNMTFDASKSSCQSDLDMTIAKTKSTGEKVNVCPKQGNNHGSEILWKASLPNQDHSVTQDRKDNLPSPHPQIPALPPAAPAVDNLSPHNTTLTLDPSSPLPPAALNALKCQVEPMNPLCRQAMVSPTEMESLGKESQKQISHSEEKLTPRMSHRHSSGLLKAPVKDSSLVAPGKNVEDTQSVSQCSTSKLATSVPTVDGPNPDETINLQACKEIVNVLQHTMHKAASFYSKLQGINELSEQQLQMKSMLQEAFGGILQELHSLCPQDLNSAVPQLPEDSPGRQLRDDRAMALLERYSDMLLLRMAEKKSDCN from the exons GTGAG AGTGGACATATGCCCTGCGTGAGAGTGTGGGATGTGGCAGAATGTACTCAGGTGGCAGAGGTCCAGTGCCACAAGTATGGAGTTGCCTGTGTTGCTTTTTCTACTAATGGCAGCTACATTGTGTCTGTGGGATTTCAGCATGACAGGACTGTCAGTGTCTGGGAGTGGAAG AGAGGGAGTGTTATTGCAGCCAATAAAGTGTCAAGTCGTGTGCTGGCTGTCTCCTTTTCAGAGGACAGTAGCTACTTTGTTACCGCAGGAAACAGACATGTGAAGTTCTGGTATTTGGATGCCTCCAAGGAGAGACGT GTGAACAGTACAGTGCCTCTGATTGGTCGATCAGGTTTGCTAGGAGAACATCAGAATAGTGAATTCTGTGATTTGGCATGTGGTCGCGGCACTATGTCGAGCAGTACCTACTGTATAACCCATACTGGTCTGCTGTGCCAATTCAACAGCAACCGGCAGCTGGATTTATGGGTTGACCTCAAA ACGTTTTCAGCACACTGTCTATCTGTGAGTGAAGCTTTCATTTTTTGTGGCTGTGCAGATGGCACTGTGAGAGTATTTCGCCCACAAAACCTGCATTACGTCACCACACTTATCCGGCCCCACTGTCTAGGAGTGGATGTCTCTCAGGGCATGCAGCCTCA GCATGAGGCAGAGTATCCAGATACTTTGGCCCTGACACATGACCCTGTGACTGGTAAtctgatgtgtgtatataatgacCACAGTGTGTATGTTTGGAATGTGCGTGATTTCAACAATGTATGGAAAGTCTACTCTTCCCTGTACCATAGTGCTTGCGTCTGGAGTGTTGAg ACCTACCCTGAATTGGAAGCTTCGACTGCAGCATTGTTCCCTGGATCTTTCCTTACCTGTTCATCTGACAACACCATTCGTCTTTGGAACAGTGATTTTCAGCAAAGCCAATACCAAAGCTCTAACCTCTATAGTCAG GACTTGGTGAAGATTGTGTATGTGGATAACGACACTGGGCACCTTAAGGCCCCGCCAGATAAAGTAGAGGGCAGCCAAGATGGCAAATTTGGAATCAGAGTCCTAGGAATCAGCCCTGATGGCCAGCACCTGGCAGCTGGAGATCGTAGTGGAAACCTACG GATCTATGGACTTCAATCTATGGATGAACTTCTGAGGATTGAGGCACATGATTCTGAGATTTTATGTCTGGCCTTCTCTCCCACTGAGACTG GTGTGCATCTGTTGGCCTCAGCTGGTCGTGATCGACTCATACATCTATTCAATATGGACAAAAGCTACAGTCTTTTACAGACTGTTTATGACCATTCAGCATCCGTCACTGGCATGAAATTTACTG GTGTAGGTCCAAAGGTGTCCATGGTAAGCTGTGGTGCTGACAAGAGCATTTACTTCCGCTCCGCCGAAAAG ACTTCTCAAGACCTGGCTTTCTCTAGGTCACATCATGTGGTTGAGAAAAGTACATTATATGACATGGACCTGGACgccactctcacacacgctgCCATTGCTTGTCAAGACCGCAACATTag AGTATACAATGTGAAGAGTGGCAAGATGAAAAAGTGCTTTAAAGGCTCCTTGACTGACGATGGCCCAGTGCTTAAG GTTCAACTGGATCCTTCTGGGATGTTTTTGGCCACTAGCTGCTCAGACAAGAGCATCTGTGTTTTTGATTATGAGACTGGGGAGTGTGTGGCAACATTATTTGGGCATtctg AAATTGTGACCGGTATGAAATTCAGTCCAGACTGCAAGCATCTAATCACTGTCTGTGGTGATAG ctgtgtgtttgtgtggaggCTGTGCTCTCAAATGACTAACTCAATGCGAAAGAGACTGGCAGAGAGGAAACGGAGAGCAGGGCTGAGGAACAAAGTCACCTGCAAGCAACAAGCCATCAG GAGAGAAACCTACATCTCTGTACCATGTAGTGGGGTGGCTCAGCCAAAAGAGGGAGAAACAAACAGCCTGTTGGAGGAAAAAGAGGATGTTGAGGAAGATCCCAAGACTCCAGCCAGGCTAGACACTGCTGTAG ggAGTCTGGAAATTATGATGCCACAGACCAATGGCCGACTTCCTATGTGGGCCCGCAGATTG GGTGCTGGAGTAGGCAGCAGTAGCAGTGTGGATCCACAGAGAGTCCATCAGTACCAGCCACAGGGGCGCTGGGCTGCACATGCTGATCCATTCGCTATTCGTTCAGTATTGGAGACCAGGAGCCTACAGCTCCCTCTCTCGGACACTCCCAGCCGAGcagaagaggatgaggaggaatgTGTAGAAGAGAAAGTGGAACAGGAAGTGCATTTTCACCCCCAGAGTCTAGACAGCCTTttagatgaagaagaaggtggtgaTCTGGATGAAGAGGAGGACGTTGAGAGG GTGTCTGATCAGTTTAGTTCTGTGCTTCAAGATACAGACGTGCAGTATTTTAGCCCAAGGTTCAGCTCTTCAGAGAACAATGACTGTGCTCTGTACCCAGCAAACAGTACTGCTCTGTCCACCATAGGAGAGGG GGAGTTTGATGTGAAGGCATTTTGTGAGGATGTTGAAATTGACCCAGAAGAAGAGGAGCTGAGTCCTGACAGTGCCTGCTCAGCTGAAAGTGACCAGGTGCACAGTGACCAGGCCCATGACC aGGACACCGACTCACTCAGTCAGGCGAGCTCCATGGGTAGTTCTGgagtggaggaagaggaggatgaagagccTGCAAATCTACTGCGCCAACACTATGAAACTCTAGCAGTGGGAACTAATG AAAAATTTAACACAGACCTGCGCAATCTGCAGCCTTCCAACGAGAACTTCCTCAACCCTCGTCTAAGCCTTTCTACTCGTTTCCTCTCACGCTTCCAGGGACGTGTACG TGGTACTGTGGCAGGAAGCAGTGGTGTGTGCAGACCTGGAGTTCGCCTGCCTTGTATTCCAGATGAGTCCAGCAACAGCATGGAGAGGACAGAG GACAATTCACAACTAGTTTCTAAGGGCTGCAATTCAAATGCCATAAGAAATGATCAGAAGAAAAACG AGAAAGCATTAATCTCAGAAGAGAACGACAGCAGTGATCAAGGCATTTTTGTCCACAAACTTGACAACATGACCTTTGATGCCTCCAAATCCTCCTGTCAGAGTGACTTGGATATGACCATTGCCAAGACTAAATCTACGGGTGAGAAAGTCAATGTGTGTCCTAAGCAGGGAAACAATCATGGAAGTGAGATCCTCTGGAAAGCCTCGTTGCCTAATCAAGACCATAGTGTAACTCAAGACAGAAAGGATAACCTCCCTTCTCCACATCCTCAAATTCCAGCACTTCCTCCTGCAGCTCCTGCTGTGGATAATCTCAGCCCCCACAACACCACCCTCACTTTGGACCCGTCTTCCCCATTACCACCTGCTGCTTTGAATGCTCTGAAATGCCAGGTGGAGCCTATGAATCCTCTGTGTAGACAGGCAATGGTGAGTCCAACAGAGATGGAGTCTCTAGGAAAAGAGAGCCAAAAGCAGATCAGTCACAGTGAGGAGAAACTGACACCCAGGATGTCCCACAGACACTCCTCTGGCCTTCTGAAAGCACCAGTTAAAGACAGCTCTCTTGTAGCACCAGGAAAGAATGTGGAAGATACACAATCAGTGTCTCAATGCAGCACATCAAAATTGGCAACATCAGTGCCCACAGTAGATGGACCTAACCCAG atgagactaTAAATCTGCAGGCATGTAAGGAGATTGTGAATGTGCTCCAGCACACTATGCACAAAGCAGCCAGCTTTTACAGCAAA TTGCAGGGCATCAATGAGTTGTCAGAGCAGCAGCTGCAGATGAAAAGCATGCTACAGGAGGCTTTTGGTGGGATTCTTCAGGAGCTTCACTCTCTTTGTCCCCAGGATCTGAACTCTGCTGTCCCTCAACTTCCAGAAGACTCTCCAGGTCGTCAACTTAGGGATGATCGTGCTATGGCCCTTCTAGAGAGATACTCTGATATGCTCCTGTTACGCATGGCTGAAAAGAAGTCGGACTGCAATTGA